TATTTTCTCaacataatttctttctttctctctttctttctttctttctttcttcttctacttcttctttttctccttcttcttcttcttcttcttccctttcttccttttctcttcttcttcttcttccttttctcttcttcttttatctcacttctctttatccttctccccttccgcctccctcctcttcctccctcttttcctcccttcttcattcccaaGTTTTACTATAATTGTATAAGGCAAAGTTTTATTCCCCTCACAccgtccacctctcccctctccccttgccatcTCTCATTAATTTCCCCaatttcccctacccctctccccacctcccttctaccttacccttactctctctctgtgtactttttttctttctctctctctctcactgtctttttttctttctctctttctctctgtctttccatgcAGTtgaatttttttaaagaaatattttcatAACAAAGTAAATAAGTAGACATAACAATTTTTAGCGTAGAAAGTTCATGTCATTATAGCTGGATATTTTAGCCTGTTTGTTAAGAGagtcttcttactcttctctctctctctctctctctctctctctctctctctctctctctctctctcaatctctctctctctctctctctctcactctctctctctctctctctctctctctctctctctctctctctctctctctctctctctctctctctctctctctctctctctctctctctctctctctctctctctctctctctctctctctctgctgcaaATCTATTTCTTCACTGATGAACTGGTACAATTTGCGTTTTATTCTGAAGTAACGCTTATGTTGAATTTATATCGTAATTTGAATACTGGTTACGCTCTATTTTGTCCACGTTTGATTGCAAATTATACAACGGATATGCAAATCGTATCTAGAGGCATTTTCTATCTTAAACATGATTAGGCGTtaaatgttttgctttttttttttttttttttttttttttttttttgtgtgtgtgtgtgtgtgtgtgtgtgtgtgtgtgtgtgtgtgtgtgtgtgtgtgtgtgtgtgtgtgtgtgtgtgtatccggtCGCACGTTTATTAGAACGCGGTATTTCCAGAAAGTTCTGTGCGttgatatattaattaaaacaaatattaactatttttttgcaatatttcGTACGAGTGACGTGTTGCGGACTACAGTTCACTTAGTATCATATTTTAATACTCTCCGTATAATTAAAACTAGAAGTCTCTCAGATCATAGTGTTTAATAGTTTCTCTTTTACCTATAATCACATCAAGACCTAGAAATACAAAATTCATATATCTCTACAAGTAAACTGTTTTGCCATTTCACGCAAAAAAAAAGCTCATTAGGCTGTCCCCTTGTTCTCTCGTTTAGTCCAGGTTATTATGGGAGACCACCAGCGAGCCCTTGTAAATCTCGTTATCGTAGGTCCAGTCTTTAAAGTCCTGAACCTGCAGACTTTCGCCCAACGCCAGCTCGTAGGTCTTGGGCGGGGAGTAGCAGCCTGCTTCGTCACCCAGCTGGTACTGCGTGCGGCGGTAGATGCTGAGAGCCAGCTGGTGCATGTCCATTGGTACCTGCGGGGGAGGCCCACGTTAGTCCGGGTTATGGTGCGTAGAAGCCAGCTAGTCTTATTCAGGATTCGTAAGCTAATGTAGCCTTCAATATAGGGCATATCTATGAACGATTTGGATTacactcattatcattaaacGCTAAACTGCTACGCCTGACTTCACTTAACTTTGTTTAGTCCTAGTTAAGCTTAACCTAAGGTAATCTAACAGTGGAAGCGCTTGGTATAGAAACATTAACTAACGTGCCTACATAGACAAGCAGCTAATCCACAGTTCTCGAcagtaaaaagagataaaacataaTTAATAGACAAAGGAATAaagattgaaaaaaggaaaatcaaagccAATTATCAAAACACCAGTCAAAAACAccaagctagaaaaaaaaatcattgagttACGCGTGTGATCCTTCACCTCGAACTTCCTCGCCATGTCGTATCCGAGCTGGAGGTCCTTGTTCTGCAGCGCCATCGTGAAGCCCGGGTCGTAGCAGCCGTTGAAGATGAGCGGCGCCCCCGTCTCCCACACGAAGCTGTTGCCGGCGCTCACCCGGATGGCGTCCCAGAACGTCTTCAGGTTGAGGCCGGAGCGCTTGGCTGTGGAGGGGCGGTCAGTCTGATTACAGTCTGGCTGTCGACAAGAATGTGTTTCCTGTCGTTCGTTTATATTCACGGTCTCTGCCGTTTCCCAGCTATGACTGATAGGCATAAGGTGTGATTGTTTTACCCAGCATGAGGACTTCGCCCATGGCAATGATGTGGACGCAGGCGAGCATGTTGGACACCACCTTGACCATCATGGCGGAACCGATCTTGCCGACGTAGAAAACTTTGTTATAAGACGCCTGTGGACCCATAAAAGAAAATtgctaatatgaaaaatcgaatGAAACAACTTAGCAAAAATCTTGTGCGTTTtcgtaaatgaaaaataaaaaatgttgataCCCTTTTAAAATGGCTTTATTGACTGAAGCAACAAATACCTTTGCTTCAATATCTGAGATAGCAAAGCGCATACTAcctcaatttattttttaatcaataaacaaagaaaaaataaataatatcaaacCAATAACTAAATACAAAGACCTTACGTCAAGAATGGGTCTCATGGCGTCGGCGACCTGCTGGTCTCCGCCGACGTGGACGACCATCTGCCCCTTCTTCAGTGCCTCCAAGCCGCCCGTGATGGGAGCCTCCAGGACGTGGCCGCCCCTCGTCTCTGCTTCCTCCCCGAACGCCTAAAACGGATGCGCAGTCATGATAATGGGAGAGAAGTCCAAGATCAGAAACGTAGTGTtgcaagagggaaaaggaaaaaaatgtttaataatgCAATAAAACGTCAGCTATATTGATTCATTTCAGGAGTAACATGAAATACTTGAtgatatatcataatcataataagtatATGAAAATCAAGAGCACTGCATATTGGTAGAGAAGGTaatgagtatatatgcacacacacacacacacacacacacacacacacatacacacacacacatacacacacaaacacacacacaaatacaaacacacacacacacacatacacatacacacacacacacgcgcgcgcacacacacacacacacacacacatacacacacacacatacaatacacacacacacacacacacaatacacacacacacacacaatacacacacacacacacacaatatacacacgcacacagacatatacacatacacatgcacacgcactcacacacacacatacatacacacacacacacacacacacacacacacacatatatatatatatatatatatatatgtaataaatatatacatatgcatatgtatacatatatatatatatatatatatgtaaggtttgatttgattccatttgttacaatggatatccttggtgtgacatactgtctgtttcattttgcttcttagttaccccctgtgtgcaaggaatggccgcggttaccatccactggcggcgagggattcgaacgcaggtcagcaagattgctagacgagatcacagccacacagcacacagaaagGAATGTCATATTAatggtatacacacatatatatgtatacatacatatatataaagtaatatgatattcctttatatatatacagatatatacatatatatatatatatatgcatatatatatatatataatatatatgtgtgtgtgtgtgtgtgtgtgtgtgtgtgtgtgtgtgtgtgtgtgtgcgtgtgtgtgtatgtatgggacaCCATGATCTTTATTCATTTAGTAAAATTCTCTGAACTGCGAGCGGCCATCTCACCAGCGTCTGCTCGTAGTCGGTGGTGGAATGGTCGATCCACACCTTGCCCTCGCTCAGGCCCGCCAGGATGCCGTCGGGCCCTTCGGCAGCGGCTTTTACATTCGGGGGACGCGGCAGCCCTGAGGAAGGACATtgtaaagggaaggaagaggaaggaggaggattattTGCGAGAAGTATGCATGGAGGATAGATACGAAGGAAGTTCTGCGAGGTCCTAGGAAGAAatttggaagaaggagggaatagaaggaggaattGTGAGATCTTAAGAGGttttaaaggaagaaaaggaagattctCAACTCTGAGGAAGTACGTGGAAAGAATGAGGGTGGAAGAACGTAAAAGGAAgggcggagagaaggaagagctgataagaaagaacacaaaagaaaagtTAGGAAAtggaagacgaataataatactattggttGCGATGTTTGTTACTGACCCAAAAGCCAtaatttgaaaatgaaaatattctaAGAATAATCATTTGTTTTACCTTACACTGTATAGTGGGAGTGGCTAAAATAGGCAGACTATCAATTAGTGTTTAACGTATACTTATACGTTATATCTTGTCTACTACGACCTTATCTACAATAGCACTTCGTATCAAGTTATTGTTTCTGTAAACTGATATTGAGAGTAGGTGCAAATAATATTTTGGCAAGAAAAagagcaatgttaataatgataacgaggaatatcataataacagtaatgataataaggataataatgataataatggcggtattaaaaaacaacaatcaaCATTGACCGATAAAGCCATTAGGAAATACAGAGCTCGAGAGTGCTAATTACCacaaaggggaatgggggggggggggggggggggggggggggggggggggggggggggggggggggggggggggggggggggggggggggggggttttttttttttttttttttttggggggggggggggggttttttttttgtgtgtgtgtgttggtgtgtgtgtgtgtggtgtgtgtgtgtgttgtgtgtgtgtgtgtatatatatatatataaatgtgtgtgtgtgtgtatatatatatatattatatatatatatatatataatatatatatatatatatgtgtgtgtgtgtgttgtgtgtgtgtgtgtgtgagtgtgtgtgtgtgtggtgttgtgtgtgtgtgtgtgtgtgtgttgtgtgtgtgtgtgtgtatatatatatatataaatgtgtgtgtgtgtgtatatatatatatataaatgtgtgtgtgtgtgttgtgtgtgtggtgtgtgtgtgtgtgtatatatatatatatatatatatatatacacatacatatatatccatatatatatatatatatacacatacatatatatccatatatatatatatatatataatatatatatatatatatataaatgtgtgtgtgtgtgtgtggtgttgtgtgtgtgtgtgtagtgtgtgtgtgtgtgtgtgtgtgtgtgtataaagcttTGGTACTACCATTCCAAACATATTTTGCCTGTTACGAAAAAGGAAATTTAGTTTTTTCATGAACTATTAGACTTACTTGTATTATTTGTCGTTTCAAGGAGACTcgagagagaatgcaaaataCAGCTTAATATATACCTGTGTCCCTTCAACTCACGACAGTTGCCGACTTCTGCAGTTTttaaggatcttttttttttttatatgaacccctctcttcctatctctatgtatttatctatgccacttcctcctttttttttttagtttcatctttttcgcttttcctctctttgtttctatacCTACCAttcaatatgtctatctgtttatctccctatTCATCTAtagcattctctttctttctctttctctttttttttttctatttgtctgtgtgttcctCAGAGAAAGAGTCTATCCAACTGATTTCGTTTTTGTTAACCTATCAAAGGGTCTTTCAAAAACCATTTAACTCTCCTTAACACCAGGACACGGGGCTGATAATGTATCCGTTTACATGTGTAGATTTGCTTAATGTTTCAGCGTTTTTCATATTgtagttggtattattattgacatcattatcattgtccttatcattatagtgttattgtttcattattagtttCTTCGTTATTACCAtctgcattttctttcttctccttttagttattactgttatcaaaatataattatcattatagctatcaaTATCctgaataatgttatcattatcgttattgttaagtcccccctcctcatcttgaCAGTAACAGCACTGGCCCAGCACCATCTGTGGGCGGATTAGGCAGCCACCTGTGCGGATCTCATCCCtggagcattttttttcttttcttttttttttcttttttactgtacTCTTGTATCTTTTACTTGTTAAACTTCTTGTTATGGCctcgattttattttcatttgattgtTAGAGCTGAaaaagtttcatttttattttcatttatttcatttaaaacGTATTTACGACAAGACAAACGAAGAGATACAAAATGTATAGTCTCTCTTGGGTTATTATGCTcgtctggaccccccccccccccccgccctggtgcttttattttttgagtctacaagagagagagagagagaagtatattcTCACTGTTTGCAAGAGGTCATTTaggacgttatatatatattgcaactcTTGAGAATATACAGACCGAGGGATCTCAGGTTTTCCTTTCAATGTTGTGGTTTCGTTTTATCCTCGATTtcgttgttatattttatttgtttacctcTCAATTTCTTTAAAAGAAGTGTGGATACTGTAGTAAACATGATacatatgaaagaaaaaggataattacGTTAAAATAAAGAAGCgaacaaagaaatagataaatttaatATAACTGAATGGAAGAAgttataaaaaaagataacattTACATATGTTGTCTTATTGCAAAGTAGAAGTACActacacaatcattattatccctattatcatctttatacacGTGGACGCTATTGCAAAGAGCAactttattatcaaaatcaatgttcatattgctattacattactgtcattgtttttgctattattatttacatcgtaggtaccattatcattattatcaaaactttgAAAAATGGCATTGCATattttatcgttataatcattacaattattttcaccaTTGCAGCAGTATCAGCTCTACCATTATAACCAATATTGTTAACAGCatcgttgttattgatattagcatgCATTTTATCACTTTGTTAGGGAGACTCAAATATTATATTTCCTTTGTCACTTCTTacgtgttttttatcattatatatatatttttttatgattgacAACAGTTACAGTTATAACTTTTATAATTGGTTATCATTTATCAATATACAATAAGGATATCCATATATCGTTGCCGTTTATTACGTTTCTTTATTatcgtaaaataatgataatgatagtaacaatgatggcgattattatagtaacgataaaaatgataatgattagtaataataataataatggcaataagaattatgataattgaataatcttttcttcatctttatatgATGTGCTTATTAGTAACTACTTCGTTACTACTTCacttatattgtaaatatatacacatattttctttgcattatcagtattttctcaTATCTTTCTCGTTCACACTATCTTATTCACACTATCGATTACCTGCTCTAAGCCCTAACTTACCTACTTGACCACTCTACACTGAAtaactctaggattatgaattctAATAAGCACCATCCCTTTGACTTATACCTGACTTTAATTCGGTAATGACGTCCATTCGAAGTTCGATAACTCGTCCACAGTTATGCTGGAATTTGTGCTTCTTTAGTTTTAAGATATTGCTGAATATGTAACATGTAGCTAGCTGATGGTAGTCGCTTCTGTTGCATACAATGGCAACGCACTGCAGACACCAGGCTTTATATAGGCGTACGTAGTCATTACCAATGCAAGTTCATTTTCAGCCCAGCTCAAGGCCGTAAACAATCGAATCTTATGCCCTCCGCCCAAGACCCGCACGGTTAGAactaagttcaggcccagctgcctctATGCGTCCAAAGCATATTTGCCTATTTAGctcaaagatatggaattcttgctcATTATTTGTTCTCTCTACTAATTCTAGCAGTTCCTAAGTAATTAACACATATGATACGTTACTCTTCCaatgacaaattgttcttattacattttcatttttctggcATCTTAGTAAGATGACTAACAAGtgtgttatcctcctcctccccaactcctttactggcctggtacacttatatctCAGCCTCTGGAGACTGTTACCCCTCACGCGGAGCCTCCGTTACACCGTCACTCGGGCActcgacgaccctagcgaccatcggatcaccaggatcCACTTGTAGATGCCGCGCAGAACCTATATCCCTACGCACTTATTGCAGTGTTTCAGGAGTTGCAGACGGCTTGAGAATGAGCAGAGCGATGTAAACAATATCTGACCCTGGTTGAAACAAAGGCTGTACCTTCCTGTCAAAGTCCTCCTGAGTCTGCATCCACATCCGATCCTAGTTGACCCAAGGTCAATGCCTTCCGGGTGACCTACATCTCCCCTTCGAGCAAGCTCTacgaactctccccccccccccccacctttgctATGGCCTAATGAATCTAACACTCCATCGGGCGGAAGAGGtggcagacagaagacagacgtGGTCCAGCTCGTCACGGCTCCACCCTCGGCACTCAGGGAGACGGTCTCTCTCGGGGGATCTCACATCGACCCTCTGTAATACATCCAACAACCAAGACCTATTTCATCACCTGCCCTCAGTCCACCTCACGTGTCGGTCATATTCTGATGGCAGCGGTTTCTACGAACCTCAGCTACCCGATTACCAATGCTCTCTTGCCAAGGAACTTCTACTGAAGTGCCTCTCCG
The window above is part of the Penaeus chinensis breed Huanghai No. 1 chromosome 14, ASM1920278v2, whole genome shotgun sequence genome. Proteins encoded here:
- the LOC125032563 gene encoding L-threonate dehydrogenase-like encodes the protein MAFGSVTNIATNSIIIRLPFPNFSFVFFLISSSFSPPFLLRSSTLILSTYFLRVENLPFLPLKPLKISQFLLLFPPSSKFLPRTSQNFLRIYPPCILLANNPPPSSSFPLQCPSSGLPRPPNVKAAAEGPDGILAGLSEGKVWIDHSTTDYEQTLAFGEEAETRGGHVLEAPITGGLEALKKGQMVVHVGGDQQVADAMRPILDASYNKVFYVGKIGSAMMVKVVSNMLACVHIIAMGEVLMLAKRSGLNLKTFWDAIRVSAGNSFVWETGAPLIFNGCYDPGFTMALQNKDLQLGYDMARKFEVPMDMHQLALSIYRRTQYQLGDEAGCYSPPKTYELALGESLQVQDFKDWTYDNEIYKGSLVVSHNNLD